From the genome of Geminocystis herdmanii PCC 6308, one region includes:
- a CDS encoding CmpA/NrtA family ABC transporter substrate-binding protein produces MSNYSRRKFLVTAGTTGFTAILLKGCMGNSPEPGANNNATTSTTQGTQTTLTPETTPETTSIQLGFAPIFEAAPLIIAKEKGFFAKYGMTDVNVAKQANWGSARDNVEIGSAGGGIDGGQWQMPMPYLISEGLITKNNTKIPMYVLAMLNTQGNGIAVSKTQQGKNITLDMSKAKDYIVGLKQSGNPFRAAYTFPKVNQDFWIRYWLAAGGINPDTDVNLLTVPAAQTVANMKTGTMEGFSTGDPWPTRIVADDIGFMSALTAQIWPNHPEEYLAIRADWVDKNPKATKAILKGIMEAQQWCDTQSNRAELAQILSGASYFNVPATVLEPALMGKYKMGDGQPDIDDYKMAVQYWKTDKGSVSFPYKSLDLWFITESVRWGFLPASYLDDNAKALIDKVNRSDLWREVAKEAGIASADIPSSDSRGVETLFDGKTFDPANPKAYLDSLAIKKI; encoded by the coding sequence ATGTCCAATTATTCTCGTCGAAAATTTTTGGTAACGGCAGGTACAACAGGCTTTACAGCTATCCTTCTTAAAGGATGTATGGGTAATTCACCTGAACCAGGAGCAAATAACAATGCCACGACATCTACCACTCAGGGAACACAAACTACATTAACTCCAGAAACCACTCCAGAAACCACTTCTATTCAATTAGGATTTGCTCCTATTTTTGAAGCCGCACCCTTAATTATTGCTAAGGAAAAAGGCTTCTTCGCTAAGTACGGTATGACTGATGTAAATGTAGCGAAACAAGCTAACTGGGGATCGGCTAGAGACAATGTGGAGATTGGTTCTGCTGGTGGTGGTATCGATGGTGGACAATGGCAAATGCCCATGCCTTATCTAATCAGTGAAGGATTGATTACCAAAAATAACACCAAAATTCCCATGTATGTTTTAGCGATGCTAAATACTCAAGGCAATGGCATAGCTGTTTCTAAAACTCAACAGGGTAAAAATATCACCCTAGATATGAGTAAAGCTAAGGACTATATTGTCGGGTTAAAACAGTCTGGTAATCCATTTCGAGCCGCCTACACTTTCCCTAAAGTTAACCAAGATTTCTGGATTCGTTATTGGTTAGCCGCTGGGGGTATTAATCCTGATACCGATGTTAACTTATTAACTGTACCTGCCGCCCAAACAGTAGCAAACATGAAAACTGGTACGATGGAAGGATTTAGTACAGGTGATCCTTGGCCCACCCGTATCGTTGCCGATGATATTGGTTTTATGTCAGCATTAACGGCGCAAATTTGGCCCAACCATCCCGAAGAATACCTCGCTATTCGTGCTGATTGGGTGGACAAAAATCCGAAAGCAACAAAAGCAATACTTAAAGGAATCATGGAAGCTCAACAATGGTGCGACACTCAAAGTAATCGAGCGGAATTAGCACAAATATTATCAGGGGCAAGTTATTTTAATGTTCCTGCTACTGTACTCGAACCGGCCTTAATGGGTAAATACAAGATGGGGGATGGGCAACCCGACATCGATGATTACAAAATGGCGGTTCAATATTGGAAAACCGATAAGGGTAGTGTTTCTTTCCCTTATAAGAGTCTTGATTTATGGTTTATTACTGAAAGTGTACGTTGGGGCTTTTTACCTGCTAGTTACTTAGATGATAACGCTAAAGCATTGATTGATAAGGTAAATCGATCGGACTTATGGCGAGAAGTGGCGAAAGAAGCGGGTATTGCCTCGGCAGATATTCCTAGTAGTGATTCCCGTGGAGTAGAGACATTATTTGACGGAAAAACATTTGATCCTGCCAATCCGAAAGCCTATTTAGATAGTTTAGCGATCAAGAAAATTTAA